In a single window of the Elaeis guineensis isolate ETL-2024a chromosome 4, EG11, whole genome shotgun sequence genome:
- the LOC105044223 gene encoding subtilisin-like protease 4, with translation MENRHLLLLSALFIFSHSSLLVTHGQLLPVVSRCTNSGDRDIYIVHVKMPNNTKLLGSKAREKYYKSFLPPPIAPGQHRLVFSYNHAISGFAARLSEDEVKAMESMEGFVHAYRDREFSLHTTHSPDFLGLHPDRCFWKDSNLGQGVIIGVLDTGIIPSHPSFMDSGMSVPPSKWKGICDFDVNVCNDKLIGARGFSSGCRDSPVDHDGHGTHTASIAAGSFVHGAAVLGHAKGTSAGMAPKAHLAIYKVCYETCLGSNILAGIDQAIADGVDVLSISIGSPPEPFYDDSMAIGTLAAVAEGIFVSSSAGNAGPRESSVENDAPWVLTVGASTMDRTIRATVKLGSGVEIDGETMYQPENFPTIQLPLVYPGARGISRAKTCSEGSLDGINVRGKIVLCETGGSNTRIEKGAVVKKAGGVAMILMNRAQEMFTAEASAHVIPAAHVSYAAATKIRSYVKSSRTPTAAILFKGTWYGAPPSPTVAAFSGRGPSMINNGILKPDIIGPGVNIVAAWPSAVGPNPRDDSISTFNVLSGTSMAAPHLAGIAALLKVSHPDWSPAAIKSAIMTSSGTLNSDGKLIADETLKTTNYFAAGAGHVNPSKANDPGLVYDLAADDYIAYLCGLGYTDRQVSAIARSQIDCLSLMPITAEELNYPTFLMSIGADSQKTVTRVVKNVGEANEAYSVQVDAPEGVEVTVYPDKLVFSAIDETAVYDVYFTTGDTNDRVGMVSEGQLRWVSGKHVVRSPISVTFI, from the coding sequence ATGGAGAATAGgcatctcctcctcctctccgcaCTCTTCATCTTCTCCCACTCATCTCTTCTCGTCACCCACGGCCAGCTCCTTCCCGTCGTCAGTCGCTGCACAAATTCTGGCGACCGCGATATCTACATCGTTCACGTCAAAATGCCCAATAACACCAAATTGCTCGGCTCCAAAGCCCGAGAGAAGTACTACAAATCCTTCCTGCCACCCCCCATTGCCCCTGGTCAGCACCGCCTCGTGTTCTCATACAACCATGCCATCAGCGGCTTCGCCGCCAGGCTCTCCGAAGACGAAGTGAAGGCCATGGAATCGATGGAGGGGTTCGTGCATGCGTACCGCGATCGGGAGTTCAGCCTCCACACCACACACTCGCCGGACTTCCTTGGGCTCCACCCAGACCGCTGCTTCTGGAAGGACTCCAACTTAGGCCAAGGGGTTATCATCGGAGTGCTCGACACCGGCATCATCCCCTCCCACCCTTCCTTCATGGACTCCGGCATGTCGGTCCCGCCGTCGAAGTGGAAGGGGATCTGCGACTTCGATGTGAACGTGTGCAACGACAAGCTGATCGGGGCGAGGGGGTTCAGCTCGGGGTGCCGGGACTCCCCGGTTGACCACGACGGGCACGGTACGCACACGGCCAGCATAGCTGCGGGAAGCTTCGTTCACGGTGCCGCTGTCCTCGGCCATGCCAAGGGCACTTCGGCCGGGATGGCGCCGAAAGCTCACCTGGCCATCTACAAGGTGTGCTATGAGACGTGCCTGGGGAGCAATATCTTGGCCGGCATCGACCAAGCCATCGCCGATGGAGTTGATGTGCTCTCCATCTCCATTGGATCACCACCAGAACCCTTCTATGACGACAGCATGGCCATCGGTACGTTGGCTGCGGTAGCGGAGGGAATCTTCGTGAGCTCCTCGGCAGGCAACGCAGGGCCTCGCGAGAGCTCGGTGGAGAACGATGCACCGTGGGTGCTCACCGTTGGAGCAAGCACCATGGATCGGACTATCCGAGCGACGGTCAAGCTCGGAAGTGGAGTAGAAATCGACGGAGAAACCATGTATCAGCCAGAAAACTTTCCCACAATCCAATTGCCGTTGGTGTACCCCGGGGCGAGGGGGATCTCTCGGGCCAAGACGTGCAGCGAAGGCTCGCTGGATGGGATCAACGTCCGGGGAAAGATAGTTTTGTGCGAGACCGGCGGGTCGAACACCCGCATCGAGAAGGGTGCGGTCGTCAAGAAGGCTGGCGGGGTCGCGATGATCCTCATGAACCGGGCGCAGGAGATGTTCACTGCGGAGGCCAGTGCACATGTCATCCCGGCGGCCCATGTGAGCTACGCCGCCGCCACCAAGATCAGATCCTACGTCAAGTCCTCGCGAACCCCCACGGCGGCAATCCTCTTCAAGGGCACGTGGTACGGGGCTCCACCGTCACCCACCGTCGCGGCCTTCTCCGGCCGAGGCCCAAGCATGATCAACAATGGCATCTTGAAGCCGGACATCATCGGGCCGGGTGTGAACATCGTCGCTGCATGGCCTTCGGCCGTCGGTCCCAACCCCAGAGATGACTCCATTTCCACGTTCAACGTCCTCTCCGGCACCTCGATGGCGGCTCCTCATCTCGCCGGTATCGCCGCGCTGTTGAAGGTCTCGCACCCGGACTGGTCCCCTGCGGCGATCAAATCCGCCATCATGACATCTTCCGGCACTCTTAACAGCGACGGGAAGCTCATCGCCGACGAGACCTTGAAGACGACCAACTACTTTGCAGCAGGCGCAGGGCACGTCAACCCATCTAAGGCCAACGACCCGGGACTCGTCTACGACCTCGCCGCCGATGACTACATTGCGTACCTCTGTGGTCTGGGGTACACCGACCGACAAGTTTCGGCGATTGCTCGCAGCCAGATAGATTGTTTAAGCTTGATGCCAATCACAGCAGAGGAGCTGAACTACCCGACGTTCTTGATGTCGATCGGGGCTGACTCGCAGAAGACTGTCACGCGGGTGGTGAAGAATGTTGGAGAGGCTAATGAAGCATACTCGGTGCAGGTCGATGCGCCAGAGGGGGTGGAGGTGACCGTGTATCCGGATAAGCTGGTGTTCTCGGCGATCGATGAGACGGCGGTCTATGATGTGTACTTCACCACCGGCGACACCAATGACAGAGTAGGAATGGTGTCGGAGGGCCAACTACGGTGGGTTTCTGGCAAGCATGTTGTGAGAAGTCCTATCTCGGTCACCTTCATCTGA
- the LOC105044224 gene encoding subtilisin-like protease 4, with the protein MRSHKTFPFLPGFLAFFYSSFLLTHCQLLPIPIQDGNAKNQQTYIVHVQRPNSTKLLSATDRQKWYQSFLPSKTLASGEPRIVYSYQNAISGFAARLSPEEVKAMERMHGFMHAHPDRMLSLHTTHVSDFMWMNQGNCFLRDTNMGKGMVIGLLDTGIFPAHPSFKDEGMLHAPTKWKGHCDFKPNQCNNKIVGAKSFGCKGLPFDAVGHGTHTASIAAGNFVRNANVLGNAKGTASGVAPNAHLAIYKVCHDGGCLASDVLAGIDHAIGDGVDVLSISLGGQAVPFYDDSIAIGTLAAIEKGIFVSCSAGNSGPSRGTVENDAPWILTVGASTMDRAIKATVKLGNGEELDGESAYQPTKFTSIQLPMVYPGMRGGIRAKACSEGSLNRINVRGKVVLCHTGGTNTSIEKGVVVKKAGGVAMILMNNEKQSFTTKAEAHVLPTSHLSYSDGLKMIAYIKSSSNPTATIDFKGTMYGASPSLSVASFSSRGPSLINEGILKPDIIGPGVNILAAWPFSVGPASLDHANNFTSSFNMISGTSMSAPLLAGIATLLKLSHPDWSPAAIKSAMMTSSDMLDREGKPITDETLKATGFFAMGAGHVNPLKANDPGLIYDLQPSDYIPYLCGLGYTDKQVSTITGRPMECSVIDTVTAEELNYASMLVSMGPNAEKTITRTVRNVGDAESVYAVQVGAPEGVEVKVYPEKLSFMELNQNKSFNVYFSTGDARGRQGRISEGHLRWVSNKYVVRSPITVVFA; encoded by the coding sequence ATGAGGAGCCACAAAACATTTCCATTCCTCCCTGGTTTTCTGGCCTTCTTTTATTCCTCCTTTCTATTAACTCATTGCCAGCTTTTGCCCATACCTATTCAAGATGGCAATGCGAAGAACCAACAGACCTACATTGTTCATGTACAGAGACCCAATAGCACAAAGCTCCTCAGTGCCACAGATCGTCAGAAGTGGTATCAATCCTTCCTGCCATCCAAGACTCTAGCATCGGGCGAGCCGCGGATAGTCTACTCATACCAAAATGCTATCAGTGGATTCGCCGCGAGACTATCGCCTGAAGAAGTAAAAGCCATGGAGAGGATGCATGGCTttatgcatgcccaccctgatcGGATGCTTAGTCTTCATACGACGCACGTATCGGACTTCATGTGGATGAACCAAGGGAACTGCTTCTTGAGGGACACCAACATGGGGAAGGGGATGGTCATCGGGCTCCTCGACACCGGCATTTTCCCTGCCCATCCTTCATTCAAGGATGAAGGCATGCTGCATGCGCCAACCAAGTGGAAGGGGCACTGCGACTTCAAGCCAAACCAGTGCAACAACAAGATAGTTGGTGCCAAGTCATTCGGGTGCAAGGGCCTTCCATTTGATGCGGTTGGGCATGGGACTCACACCGCTAGCATAGCGGCAGGAAACTTTGTCAGGAATGCCAACGTTCTCGGCAATGCGAAGGGGACTGCCTCCGGGGTGGCGCCGAACGCTCACTTGGCCATCTACAAGGTGTGCCACGACGGCGGTTGCCTCGCAAGCGATGTATTGGCGGGCATAGACCACGCCATCGGCGACGGAGTCGACGTGCTCTCGATCTCCCTTGGTGGGCAAGCAGTACCGTTCTACGATGATAGCATAGCGATTGGGACGTTGGCTGCGATCGAGAAGGGAATCTTCGTCAGCTGCTCTGCCGGCAACTCTGGGCCATCTAGAGGCACCGTGGAGAATGATGCCCCCTGGATCCTGACGGTCGGAGCAAGCACCATGGATAGGGCTATAAAGGCGACCGTCAAGCTTGGAAATGGAGAGGAGCTCGATGGCGAGTCGGCGTACCAGCCCACTAAATTCACATCCATCCAATTGCCCATGGTGTACCCCGGCATGAGAGGTGGCATTCGAGCCAAGGCTTGCAGCGAAGGATCCTTGAACCGCATCAATGTCAGGGGGAAGGTGGTGCTGTGCCACACGGGCGGCACCAATACCAGCATCGAGAAGGGGGTGGTCGTCAAGAAGGCCGGCGGTGTCGCCATGATACTGATGAACAATGAGAAGCAGAGCTTCACGACGAAGGCCGAAGCTCATGTCCTTCCGACATCACATCTAAGCTACTCTGACGGATTGAAGATGATAGCCTACATCAAGTCATCATCGAATCCCACCGCAACGATCGATTTCAAGGGCACGATGTATGGAGCTTCTCCATCTCTCTCCGTTGCATCATTCTCTTCAAGAGGCCCGAGCCTGATCAATGAAGGCATCCTGAAGCCTGATATCATCGGGCCAGGCGTAAACATCCTTGCTGCATGGCCATTTTCCGTCGGTCCGGCGTCGCTCGATCATGCCAACAATTTCACTTCATCATTCAACATGATCTCCGGCACGTCGATGTCGGCTCCTCTACTAGCTGGGATTGCCACTCTGCTCAAACTATCGCATCCCGATTGGTCACCTGCAGCAATCAAATCGGCAATGATGACATCCTCCGACATGCTCGACCGCGAAGGCAAGCCCATAACTGATGAAACACTGAAGGCCACCGGGTTCTTCGCCATGGGAGCAGGTCATGTGAATCCATTGAAGGCCAATGATCCGGGGCTAATCTACGACCTCCAACCCAGTGATTACATCCCTTACCTCTGTGGCTTGGGGTACACCGACAAGCAAGTTTCGACAATTACCGGCCGACCGATGGAGTGTTCGGTCATTGACACCGTCACGGCTGAGGAGTTGAACTACGCTTCCATGTTGGTGTCCATGGGACCGAATGCGGAGAAGACCATCACACGGACGGTGAGGAATGTGGGGGATGCTGAATCGGTTTATGCGGTGCAGGTCGGTGCACCAGAAGGGGTGGAGGTGAAGGTTTATCCTGAGAAGCTAAGCTTCATGGAGTTGAATCAAAACAAGAGTTTCAATGTGTATTTTAGCACCGGGGACGCAAGGGGAAGACAAGGCCGCATCTCCGAGGGTCATCTGAGGTGGGTATCTAACAAGTATGTGGTGAGGAGTCCCATCACTGTCGTGTTCGCTTGA